The genomic region GGAGGTGCCAGATTTGCGGATCTTGGAGGAACGGCTGTCGCGGCTGTTGCGTTGATGCTCGAGGCTGCGTTTGCGGGTTCGTGGGCGGAAGATCGCTGGGAGAAAGTGGCTGCGGACTGGGCTGGAGGAGTCGACGTTACTGTAGCCTGTACCCAGCCTGCTGGTGATGCTGCGGTCCGTATAGGCGCTGTCGCCTCGTTGATGTCTGGCGGGTTGTCTGATTCCAGCGGATAGGCTGCCGAAGGATGTCTTGCTTTGCAGCGCGTGTGTACCCGAGTAGAACCGCTTCGCCCATGTTGGAAACAGAGTGCTGCCTTGGCTTGTCCTCTCGCTCTCAACATTGCTAACCTGGCTCAGCTGCCTGGAATGCGTGGATGTGCTGTTACTCCGTGCTCGGAGCGAATATCCTGATCTCTTCTGCTGCAACGCTGGAGCTTGCAACTCTGATAGTGTATCGAAGTTCTCATCGCTGTCTCGGCTCTTCGGAATCGGCGGCATTGGAGGGAGAGGTCCATCGTATCTTCTCGGTGCGTCCATCGAATTCGACCCTGAAGCAGCGTTCGTCTTGAACAGTGGCTCTGGCATTGCCGAATGCTCGCGGAATATGCCCAATGTCATGTCACCTGCATCTTCCTGAAACTCGCTGCTGCTCGTCCCTCGAGTACCAGTTGACCGCGGGCCCGATCCGACCGACTCTGCGGGCGCGCTCCATTGCCGTCGATGACCAGGAGAAAGTGGTGAACTACTGGCATCATCTCCAGTCAGTACTCCACTCCCCAATGAGAAGTGGCTCAAATGTTGGCTTGCGGTCCGGCTGCTTTCGCTGGCGATCGTGCTGAGATGGCTGCTGAAAGGTCGCTTTGGGAATGGCAGGGTATCGATGTCGTCCATGGCTTCGCTGTCATGAGCTTCCTCCAATGCTTGAGCCTCTGCCTGTAAGCTCAGAGACTCGGATGCAGCTTTGTGACGGAGTCGTTTCTTCGGGATGTAGAGTGGTGGCAGAGTATCATTAGAAGATGTGAGTGATGCCCGAGAGCCACTATTGGTAAGGCTACGACCCGTATGAGGCCGTCCAGCAGGTCCGTATTTCAGGCGCGAATTGATTGAATCAATGGAAGTAGCACCGTGTATAGGATGGTCGCTTTTGGAAATTGGCCGAACCGAGTCAGGTGTGTATGCGATAAAGTTAGGGGACGAAGTGTTAGGAAAAGTTGCTTCAGAGATCGCCTGCGACTCTGGACTTCCGTCTCGTTGATGGTGAGATGCTGGAGTTCCTGGAACGTCCCGCCAGTTGGGAGTACTCGAGAAGGGCTGAATGGAGCCAGCAGACAACGTCCTCTTGGAGCTTTGCTGAGGTGTGCCTTCGCTGCTTGAAGGTTGCTCCAAGTCCGATGGTGCTGTACGCGGCCTGACAGGTGAAGTTTCCAGAGATCGGGCTCCTGGCTCCGGGTCTGTCGGCGAGGATGTGTCAGATGAGGGAACTGGTCTAATTGTCGACAATCTCTCTGGCCGTTCTGGGGAGGCTTCCTGCAGTGTCTGCAACGCCTGTGCAAGGCCTGACCTAGCAGACGCTTCCACTTCTGCACGCTCCCGAGTTTCCTGCTCGTGTGGCGTTGGTGTTCCACGCAGAGTTGAAAGCTGACTGAGGGTGCTGTATCTTTCACTCTTCCGGCTCTTTTTGGAGTACGCAATTTCGCTATCTTGCAAAGTGGATGCTTGGGAATAGTAGCCCGAGGACGTGTTGCGACGGTGCCATACTGGCGGAGGTAGTTCGTGCTGCCACTCGTCCGGTAACAGGGTTATACCGGGCGCATTGTCCGCAGTCTGCACCTCATTTGCCGGCGTGTTGGTTTCTGAAACATCGTGCTCCCGGTCTGCAGCCGAAGTTGCTGGGTATCTCACGCTAGTTTCCTTGAACTGAGCGAGCTGATCTGACTGGGGTAAGCGTGGCAGTGCAGTTGGATTTTCCTCCCAGTTTTCTTCGTTGGCATCATCGCCGTCGACTCCGTGGTGTGGTGGTGATTCTGGCGCAGGAGAAGCGTTGACTAAGCGTACTGTAGCAAGTTGTTCTGGAAGTGTGAGATTAGGTTCCTGTTGGTTGTTCTCCGACTTGGATCTCTCGTGAAGCGATGCTTTTCGCCAACTCGTTCGCGCCGGGTGGTTTCGTGCTGATGTTACCGGTCGCTGTGATGAGAAGAAACCAGAGGACATGTCCTTTTTCCGTTTGGAAAGTGGCTCGGGATCCAGAAACATAGTAAAGAGTGTATTAAAGGCGCAATAAGAAAAGAAGTCCGGTAAAGATCGTGCAGCATATCAAACGAGTGACAGGTACGAGAGCAAGGCTCTGCGCACACAGAGCGCTCTCTCGAAGGCGTAGTAGATGTCCCGGGCGGTAGGTGATGTACTTGAGTGTGTCAAGGAGTCGCTTGGTTCGTCGGTGTTCGCATACAGAGCGCCTGTATGCAGGCTGCAGGGTCGTGCAGGCGGAGATGGCTCTCCAAACGGCGTCTGCGATTCCTGGCGTATGCGCTGGCGTTATAGTGGACTCGAGAGGTGGGTACAGAGAATGAATAGCGAGCTGAACGGAAAGAGGCTGAAGAGCGGCGACAAGGAGACCAAGAGGACACTCACAACGAGACCATCACCTCCGTGGGCTCGCCGCCATCATTTCAATCGTATGGATTCGCAATCGATAGGGCAGGGATGTTACGAACCATCGTGCGCTTGAGAACATAGCGCTAGTGGTCGAGGCGTGTCATTTCCGTGTCTGCAGAAGCATACTGTAACATGTCCCGCGCGACTGTTGAGAACCAATGAATGACGACGGAATTCGACGATATCGATAAGCTCGCGCACATGATGGCGTTTCACACTGCTATACTGCTGCCGTGGATTGAAGATGCGACGAAGAGCTCCAAGTCATCTCCGAGTCCTCGCAGTGGACGCGTAGGTTGATTGACGGGACTGAAGGAAAACTTGTCGCGAAGAACAAACTTCCACAGTGCTGGCGGAGGAGAGCATATCGCAAGCCGAATTGTGAATCGTTGTCGTTCGCCATCAACAGAAAACGGCTGTCATCTCAAGGTATGAAGAGAAACATTGAAACAAGACGTGAAGTCGGTACTTGAACCGGACAACCAGACTCTGTGCAACGGACCTCCTGGCATGCTGATGGCATCCTCACGAGCACAAAGCCACCATATCTCTGCATCCCATCACCCATGGTATTGTTCGGGTCGATCTCCAGAATCCCGCGTGCGACACGCGCTAGACATGCAAGCAATTTGACCCCAGACGAGTATAGTGGGCTGTGGCTTCGTTGGTGTGAAGCTTCCACGTGCGCCTTGCGATCTGCCCTTTGCGGCCACAGACTTACATTCTGCTTGATATGATAGTACCTCCTCAAAGCTGAGCGTTGATGTTGTCAAGAGTGCGGTCGAAGCGTGCAGGTGGGAGATGAAAGATCTCGAATCCTGACTCGTTCCCGCCGGCACATCCCTGCCCTCGGCGCGAAAGCTCGCATGAAGAAGATCAGACAAAGAAGAACGGACAACAATGGCTCCACCCATGAAAGCGCCGACAAACATGTGGTCGAAAGGCTCAGCCCTCGTCGAGCGTTTGAAGGAATTCTACACCGGCAAGAAAGGTAGTCCCGACACACCTGCGACAAGCCCGAGCACGAGCATCAACGGCTAACGATGCCACCACCAGAAACACCGCCCCTCATATCAGAACGGACGGCCCTCCTCTGCGCAATCGGCTTCACGGTCCTTTACGTGGCACCTTTCTACCTCTCCAAGACTCTCAGAACATCACCGCTAGTCTCCCGAGACTCCCCAGCCGTCATCAGAGCCCGCGTCCGCGCTGTAGGCCTCAGCTGCCTAGCCTCCACCGTTATAGCGGTCTACGTCCTCGCTACATACGGCCATGCAACGCCTCGAGATGTCCTCCGCCTCTTTGCCATGTGGCCTGTCGATCCGACAGATTGCCTCAAAGTTCTGGGTCTAGTCTGCGTTCTCTTCGTCGGTCCCCTCTACGAAACCCTCATCGCCGACTCCGCCTGGCGAGACCTCAGCTTCAAAGCTATCAAGGAGAACTTCTGGGATCATCTTCCCGGGTTCAGGAATTATGTCGTTGCCCCTTGGTGTGAGGAACTTGTCTTCCGGAGTTTGGTGATAGGACTCTACCAACTAGCGAAAGTCTCGCCAACACGGATTGTCTTCGTTACGCCACTCATCTTCGGCGTGGCGCATGTACACCACCTCGTTGAATTCTGCCAATCCCGGACACCACCAGGACGGATCATCCCACCGGCGAATGTAATCCTCATGGGCGTGGTGCAGAGCCTTTTCCAGTTCACGTACACCACCCTCTTCGGCTTCTTCGCGGCATTCGTGATGCTGCGTACGGGGAATGTCTTTGCGTCAGTCACGGCGCATACGTTTTGCAACTGCATGGGACTTCCGAGGATGTGGGGCAGGGTTGGACAATTTGAGGAGTGGGAGGGACACAATGTCACGCCTGATGTGGCGCAGGGCAAGAGGGATGATAGTCTGGATCAGGTGAGGGTTGGGAATAGCTTGATGCAGGAGCAGAGTGAGGATGAGAAGCACGCGGCCGATGCGATGAAGACGAGGAAGAGAAACCTTGGTGTGGGATGGACGGTGGTGTACTACTTGTTGTTCTTTGGAGGTGCCTATGGCTTCTATAGACTGCTCTGGACGTTGACGGAGAGCCGGAATGCTTTAGTGCATTTTTGAGCCCCCAAATGACATGAATGACACTGAGCGCACGGCTGTTCTCTCTGCGCGTGCTTCCTCATGCCCAAAGGATGACGCTCCCAGGTCTCTGGAGTTCGATGGCATGATTTGTCTGCCAGAACATCCCAGCGCAGCCCGGTCCCATGACCGCATGTTCTTATGCTCCCAGCATAATCCACAAGCCCCTACAGCGTGACAGTCCGAGAATTCGCCCTTCGAGTTTCCTTGGTCTCATGTCGTGGTACCTCTGGCTTTCGTTGCGCCTCTGTCCCCAACGCCTGGCTGAACGCGAATCATTTAAGTCTTCCATGTCCCCTCTCTATTGCTGCTCGTCGTTGGCGCTGCCATCGCGACTGCCATCTGTTAGAACCCGTCCCGCAGACAACTTCGCCTCGAGAACTTACGGCTGATATTTCACCCCAGCATTCTCCGCCGCAGTGATATACTCCTCTGCCAACTACAAACACATTAGCTCCCATCCTCATCCCTTCCTCCATGCCCCAGAATCAGAGGCACCCCTCCCTGTCACATTCAACTTACATCTCCAGTAACCTGCACCGCATAAATCCCCGGAACATACCCCACAATCCTCTGCCACCTCGCCACCCAGCTCGACGTCGTGTCATTGACGGTAACAAGACCCTCAAACGTCTCGGACGTGCAATCGGCCACGGCGTCGGAGGAGCCGCGCATTTCGAGGAATTGCTCGCAGTTGGGGCAGCCGCCTTTGACGAATTTGGATTGGGTTTGGACGAAGCTGCAGACCAGGcaggcgcggagggcgcgaggGACGGCGGCCATGTTGATAATGATAGGGGATGGTGAAGGTGGTGTAAGGAGGTTGTTGAGAGGTGGATGATGTGTTTTGTTGGTTGCACGTGTTCTTTGTCCAGAAGTGGTTGTTCACGGTTGAGTAAGGTGTGATGTGTCGGCAGGCATGTGTTTGTTGGAAGATCGAGCCGCGTGCCGAAGAATTGGATCTACCCAGCCGCCGAATCTCGACTTTCTtccaagagcttcgccgatAGACATCACATCGACTTTTCGCTCGCGTGGATACTATAGCGCTATAGTAGAGATCCGTCGTCTGTCTCTCCCGCCAAATTCTGTTGCGCTATACCGGAGAGCTCTCCAAAATCCTCTCTTAGTCGCTGCCACCAAAGGCAAGCATGGCCGCCGAAGATGCAGTGGCGCCTATGAGCGACGCAAAAGTGCAGGAGGCAGTCGAGCTGAAGAACAAGGGCAACGAAGCGTTCAAGAACAAGGACTGGCCTACTGCTATCGAGTGCTACACCAAAGCCATCGAAGCGAACGACCAAGAACCGTCCTTCTACACAAATCGCGCGCAGGCCAACATCAAGCTTGAAGCATACGGCTATGCTGTTGCAGATGCGACCAAGGCGATTGAGATCAACCCAAACTTTGTGAAAGCGTACTATAGGCGAGCAGTGGCCAACACTGCCATCCTCAAGCATGCCGACGCGATACACGATTGGAAGATGGTGGTGCGGAAGAATCCTGCAGACAAGGTCGCGAAAGCACAATATGAGGCTTGCCAGAAGCTAGTCAAGAGAGATGCCTTTCTGAAGGCCATCGAGGTTGCAGATGCGCCATCGGCGGCAGAGGGACTGGACTTGGAGAACATGACTGTTGAAGATTCGTATGATGGACTGCGTCTGAAGGATGAAATGACACCAGAGTTTATCGATGACATGATTACAAGATTTGAGAATGGCAAGAAGATACACAAGAAATACGTCTATCAGATAATACTCGCGGTCAAGGACCTGGTCTACAACGAGCCGACCATGGTGGAGACCCATGTGCCCGAGGGCAAGAGCATCACAGTCTGCGGCGACACACACGGTCAATACTTCGATCTTCTCAACATCTTCCGAACGAACGGCTTCCCTTCAGAAGAACACCACTACCTCTTCAACGGAGACTTCGTCGATCGGGGTTCCTGGTCGTGCGAGATCGCCCTCCTGCTCTACGCCTACAAGTGGAAGTACCCCAAATCCTTCTTCCTCAACCGCGGCAACCACGAGACAGACGACATGAACCGCATGTACGGCTTCGAAGGCGAGTGCAAGCACAAATACAGCGAGCGTGTCTTCAAACTCTTCTCCGAATCATTCTCCGCACTACCTCTAGCCACCCTCATCGGCGACAAATACTTCGTCCTCCACGGCGGCCTCTTCTCCGACGACGAGACCTCCCTCGACGACATCCGCAAACTCGACCGCCACAGCCAAAGACAACCAGGCCAATCAGGCCTCATGATGGAAATGCTGTGGACAGACCCACAGACTGCTCCAGGCCGTGGGCCTTCGAAACGTGGAGTGGGTCTTCAGTTCGGGCCCGATGTCACGAAGCGCTTCTGTGAGAAGAACGGTCTCAAGGCTATCATTCGAAGTCACGAAGTGCGGATGGAGGGCTATGAAGAGGAGCATGATGGTCATTGTATCACAGTCTTCTCCGCGCCGAAGTATTGCGATTCGACCGAGAACAAGGGCGCGTACATCAACATTGGGCCGGATTATGAGCTCAAGTATGTGCAGTTCGATGCTGTGCCGCATCCTGATATTAAGCCTATGGTAAGTCTCGATCCACCAGATTCCTTGAAACCGAAGCTGACTTTTCACAGGCATACGCCAACCAGGGCATGATGTCCATGATGGGCATGTAAAGCTCAGATCTCGCCATCGGGTGGCGGTATCTACACGGGACTTACGTTTAGGCGATCGGTATTCTGGCTTTCTCGCAGAAACATGCTTCTTGCATAGCGTTGTCGATCGGCTTCATCACAAGCGCGGCGTTCGGAGGCGTCTTTAGACTTGGAGAAAGGCATTTGGCCGGAGTCTTGCATATACACGTTTGGCATGATGCGATGAAGTTTGAAGGAGAAAGGAAGGGCGTGAAGATTACGTGAAGACGAGACAGCCGTCTTCGTTATACACTTTCTGTGTTGTGTGTATATACTGATAAGCCATGAGTCGTTTCCATCCCAGCGCCGCGCTGAACATCATTCCCATCCCGCTGACTCCGCCTGCGAGGCAATACTACTTCTTCGGCAGCTCGAACAATTGCGGCTTCATATTCAGCTTGCAAAGCTTCGCCACGCATCCCGCAAGCTGCAGGTACGTCTGCATCCCCTCCAGAATCCGCATATGCGTGAAGCCTATCTCCCGTATGAACTCCAGCTTCGTATGCTCcgataaggaaggaatcgtctTAGTGACTTTGAACATGGTGCTGATGATATCGTGCGAGGAGTATCCCAGATCCCTACTCCCATCGTTAGCATGATCCTCCAATCTCCACACTTCCCTCTCAAGAAAGCTGCACTACTAACCACAACTCCTTCAACGAATCCAACGCCTCATCCACCTTCTGATCCTGACAACTCTTAATCATCCCCTGCACCTTAATCGGGTGCGGCGAGTCCACAACTTTGAACACATTATCCCCATTCACAAACCCGAACCCGGCATGCGTTGATTGTAGATTGTTGATAGCCTGCCTCATATCTCCCTCCGCTGAGAAGACTAGCGCGGCAATTCCGTCGTCGGAGTATTCGACCCCTTCCGCTTTGGCGATTTGGTACAGGCGCTTGACGACTTGTCTGTCTGTCAGGCGCGCGTAGCGCAGGATCGCGCAGCGGGATTGTAAGGGCTCGATGATCTTGTTGGACATGTTGCACGCAAACGCAAATCGCGTCGTGCTACTGTAAATCTCCATCGTCCTTCGCAACGCCTGCTGCGCTCCAGACGTCATGGAATCTGCCTCATCCAATATCACGATTTTCTGCCTTCCAGCGGGGAGTGTGACCTTCTTCTGCGCGAAGCCCTTGATGCGATTTCGGACGACGTCGATCCCGCGCTCGTCGGAGGCGTTGAGTTCGAGGACGGCTTCTTTGTAGGCGGGGCCGAGGAGCTGGCGCGCGAGGCAGAGGACTGAGGTGGTTTTGCCGATGCCTGGCATGCCGGAGATGATGATGTGGGGCATGTTGCCGTCTTTGGCGATGATTTTGAGGCGTTCGATGGTTTCGGTGTTGCCGACTATGTCGTCGAGGAAGATGGGGCGGTATTTTTCGACCCTGGGGATACGTTAGGTGTTGATGAGGGAGTGGGGGAGTGTTTGGTTACCATGGTAGTTCGTAATTGGTGGATGAGGTGGTGGCATTGGCCTTGACGCCGTTGGTTTCGGCATCTTTGGAGGATTCTGCTTTGGCCATGGTGATGTGGGAGGTGGGTGGTGATGTGTTGGCGGAAGATggagcttcaagctgtcgGGAAGACGCGTGAAGTGCAACGCCAAAGTGACACGACCCTTGCCATGGTTGATTGGATGCACCGAGTGACCTTCTCCAGCATCAACATTCTTTGCCAGCACATGCTCTCCGCTGCATCTATTCACCTTGCATGCTGGCATCAAAGTGACAAAGGTATGCGACTTCCACTGTTTCTTACCTCTTCGTCTCTTGGTCACACTTTCTGATGCGGTCTTGGGTAGGCGCCGCCCGTACACCACTCCCTTGACCAACAATACCACCTGCATCTTCTCTCCATTACTAGGGCCATCCTTCTGCCATGATACATGTACTCAGCAGGTCCCCCTCAGTATGATAGCATCAAAGAGATACCTCGCATTCGCGGCATTCGCAATCTTCGTACTGTTTCTCGTAGCGCACTTCCACGACAGCATCGCCTCACAAGCACGAGTACGCTACGATACCTTCTTTCCATCAGCGTCGAAGCACCACGCTGATGGTCGATTTCACTGGGCGGACGTTCCCGTGCAACATCCCGTGGAAAGCTTGACGTCTTTACCAAGTGGCAAACCTAAGAAGCTACCACGAGTACAATATGACTTCAAAGACCAGTCACAAGCGCTCAAGCAGAAGCCGCGACAAGCTGCTGTCAAGGCGACGTTCGTAAGGGCTTGGAAAGCCTACAAACAGCACGCATGGATGAAGGATGAGGTTACTCCGATCAATGGCAATTTCAAGAACACTTTCGGAGGGTGGGCAGCGACGTTAGTGGACTCCTTGGACACATTGTGGATCATGGACATGAGGGACGAATACGAAGAAGCAGTCAATGCTTGCATGGACATTGATCTCGGTATCTCCACGACAGACACTATCAACGTATTCGAGACGACGATTCGACATCTTGGAGGCTTCCTTTCTGCCTACGACCTGAGTGGCGACAGGCGTCTGCTGGAAAAGGCACAGGAGTTTGGGGAGATGCTTCTGAAAGCTTTCGACACGCCGAATCGCATGCCCATCACGAGGTGGAAGCCACAAGAGGCGCTGTACGGCAAGCAAGAGGCTGACGGCGTTGTACTCGTTGCTGAGATCGGATCCTTGACTATGGAATTTGCACACCTTTCACAAGTCACCGGTGACATGCGATGGTATGATGCAGTCGACCGTATCATGCGGATCTTCCACAAACAGCTGGACGAAACACATCTCCCTGGCATGTTCCCGGTCGTGGTCAATGCAAAGGAGCTGGACTTCACACAGGACACCTTCTTCACTCTAAGCGCCATGTCTGATTCCTTCTACGAGTACTTTCCAAAGATGCACGCTCTGCTAGGAGGTACTGAGCCAATGTACACGAAGCTGTACACGCGCAGTATGCAGACTGCCATCAAACATAACCTATGGAGACCGATGGTGCCCGATGAAGCAGACATTCTAATGTCCGGCAATGTCAAAACTGAGATGTCTCAGCCGCCGACCTTGGAGCCGCAGGGTCAGCATTTGGTGTGCTTCGCGGGAGGCATGTTTGCGCTAGGTGGTCGACTTTTCGAGCAAGAGGAGCAAGTCAAGATCGGTCAGAAGTTAACTGATGGCTGTGTCTGGACTTACAAAGCACTGCCAATGGGCATCATGCCAGAAGTCTTCAACATGGTGCCATGTCCGTCACGGTGTGGCGAATGCAAATGGGACGAACAGAAGTGGAAGACCGAAATCGGCAAGGTCAACGACGGGACAGCAGATGTCGAGGAAGCTATCACGGAACTTCGACTACCAAAAGGCTTCACGCAAATCCGGGATAGGCGATACATCCTTCGACCGGAAGCGATCGAAAGTGTCTTCATCCTTTACCGCGCCACAGGACAGGAATACCTTCTTGATGCTGCGTGGGACATGTTTCAATCGATCATCAATGCCACAAAAACTCCCTTGGCCAATGCAGCGTTGGCTGACGTGACGTACGAGCCGGCATTTCTCGAAGCGCAAAATGCGCAGGTGAAGATGGACGATATGGAAAGCTTTTGGATGGCCGAGACACTGAAGTACTTTTACTTGATCTTTAGCGAGACGAGTCTCATCAGTCTGGATGAATATGTCTTCAACACGGAGGCACATCCATTTAAGCGGGCGCTGCCTTGATTGACGCGACAGTAGATGAACAATGAATCCAGATCGTTTGCACGGAACAATAGCCCTTCGAGCATGCACTCAGCACTGCTGCACTGTATAGTGCTCTCCCCACCATCGGGCGTCTGTAAGTGAGATACGGCGGCGTCTGCATGGAGGATTCTCGCCCAGGAACATGGATGCTGAACGCCAAGCTCATTTGGCTGCTCGAATGGCTGCGTGGCATTCGCTTGACACCCTCCACCATCACGATCCTTCCGGCGTCTTTGCTGACCCCCCAGGCGATCCCTCGAAATGATACAAAACATGTGAAACAAAGCAAGGCACTGTTTCTCAGACCTCCAGTTTCGGCAGCAATGACGGCACAGCAGCTGGAACGGGCGCTACCTTCGAAGTGTTTGGTGCGCTGAACGATGTTAGTGGCATGCTGTGAAACAACATACCAGACGACAGCTCGTGCCCAGTGCCAGATCTGGCCTCTTCATCAAGATAGATTGGCTGTGAGCGATGGCAGCCTGCCACAGCGCCGTTGCAAAACGTCTAGATTGCGACAGCCCACTTCCGCCTGTACGCTGACCATCGCTACCAACACGTAGGAACAAATTGCGCTGCTACCCAGCTGGGGACCCGATTGCGCGAACGAGGATGTGCTGTGTAACCAGACTTGTGAGCTGCAGTCAACGCGCATGCTGCTGTGCGGCTCATCAAACGATAGTTGGTGGGTTCACAAACAAGCAGGTGCAATGCACGAGAAGACGTGTTTGCGAGGGGAGTACGGACGGACTCTTCCCCTCTTGCATACCATCGACGCGCCTACACTGAACAAAGTGGTCAGATCCAGACAAGACTTTTCTTTGGCTTTCTGCTCACTCTGTTCGGCGTCTGGCTGTGGCGCTTCTCGGCTACAAGCTGCCAGCCCGGACTGCAGGAGCCGTGGCACGCGTGGGCAGGGCcgcatcatcatcatcatcaaaGGACAGCAGCAACGAACTGTTGACGTCGACAACCGCCTCCCACCAGCACTCGTCAGCCTCTTCCCTTTGCCGCTTTGTACAATTGCGTGATGCATCTTCCACCAGCATCCGCGGCTTCGCTATTGGACATATTCGGGCCTATTTGATCAGTGAACCACCCTCTTTTTCTCCTTCCGCGGATCGTCAAAAGATCTCGGCTAGATCGGGAGCCGCACCGCCACTGGACTGGACTTGCTGCACTACTGTGGATTCACCTTGGTGTTGCATTATTCGCTGGGCCGCGTCATAGTCTTTGCATTGCGTATGGCAGAGAACGAGAGCTTTCTGCAAGATATCTACCGGGATTAGAGCTTCTGTTTTGTGTTTCGTTGCAGTTGTTGTTGGGTATACCCTTTCTTGGATAGACAACGATGCGATCTTCGACATCCCTTGCAGTGGCTGCGGCCATATCCAGTGGCGCACAAGCCATCAGCCTTGTCAAGAGAGCGGACGGAACTCCGCGCGTTGTCGAACACACGATACAACGAAAACATATATCGAATCCTCTCGAGCACGATCGCAAGCGATGGCTACGCAAACGACACGATACGATCAATGTTGCGCTGGACAACGAAGAGACGCTATACTTTATGAACGCGACGATCGGGACCCCAGCACAGAGCTTCAGGTT from Fulvia fulva chromosome 2, complete sequence harbors:
- a CDS encoding Serine/threonine-protein phosphatase T, whose product is MAAEDAVAPMSDAKVQEAVELKNKGNEAFKNKDWPTAIECYTKAIEANDQEPSFYTNRAQANIKLEAYGYAVADATKAIEINPNFVKAYYRRAVANTAILKHADAIHDWKMVVRKNPADKVAKAQYEACQKLVKRDAFLKAIEVADAPSAAEGLDLENMTVEDSYDGLRLKDEMTPEFIDDMITRFENGKKIHKKYVYQIILAVKDLVYNEPTMVETHVPEGKSITVCGDTHGQYFDLLNIFRTNGFPSEEHHYLFNGDFVDRGSWSCEIALLLYAYKWKYPKSFFLNRGNHETDDMNRMYGFEGECKHKYSERVFKLFSESFSALPLATLIGDKYFVLHGGLFSDDETSLDDIRKLDRHSQRQPGQSGLMMEMLWTDPQTAPGRGPSKRGVGLQFGPDVTKRFCEKNGLKAIIRSHEVRMEGYEEEHDGHCITVFSAPKYCDSTENKGAYINIGPDYELKYVQFDAVPHPDIKPMAYANQGMMSMMGM
- a CDS encoding Endoplasmic reticulum mannosyl-oligosaccharide 1,2-alpha-mannosidase — its product is MIASKRYLAFAAFAIFVLFLVAHFHDSIASQARVRYDTFFPSASKHHADGRFHWADVPVQHPVESLTSLPSGKPKKLPRVQYDFKDQSQALKQKPRQAAVKATFVRAWKAYKQHAWMKDEVTPINGNFKNTFGGWAATLVDSLDTLWIMDMRDEYEEAVNACMDIDLGISTTDTINVFETTIRHLGGFLSAYDLSGDRRLLEKAQEFGEMLLKAFDTPNRMPITRWKPQEALYGKQEADGVVLVAEIGSLTMEFAHLSQVTGDMRWYDAVDRIMRIFHKQLDETHLPGMFPVVVNAKELDFTQDTFFTLSAMSDSFYEYFPKMHALLGGTEPMYTKLYTRSMQTAIKHNLWRPMVPDEADILMSGNVKTEMSQPPTLEPQGQHLVCFAGGMFALGGRLFEQEEQVKIGQKLTDGCVWTYKALPMGIMPEVFNMVPCPSRCGECKWDEQKWKTEIGKVNDGTADVEEAITELRLPKGFTQIRDRRYILRPEAIESVFILYRATGQEYLLDAAWDMFQSIINATKTPLANAALADVTYEPAFLEAQNAQVKMDDMESFWMAETLKYFYLIFSETSLISLDEYVFNTEAHPFKRALP
- a CDS encoding Replication factor C subunit 4, giving the protein MAKAESSKDAETNGVKANATTSSTNYELPWVEKYRPIFLDDIVGNTETIERLKIIAKDGNMPHIIISGMPGIGKTTSVLCLARQLLGPAYKEAVLELNASDERGIDVVRNRIKGFAQKKVTLPAGRQKIVILDEADSMTSGAQQALRRTMEIYSSTTRFAFACNMSNKIIEPLQSRCAILRYARLTDRQVVKRLYQIAKAEGVEYSDDGIAALVFSAEGDMRQAINNLQSTHAGFGFVNGDNVFKVVDSPHPIKVQGMIKSCQDQKVDEALDSLKELWDLGYSSHDIISTMFKVTKTIPSLSEHTKLEFIREIGFTHMRILEGMQTYLQLAGCVAKLCKLNMKPQLFELPKK
- a CDS encoding putative CAAX prenyl protease 2, whose product is MAPPMKAPTNMWSKGSALVERLKEFYTGKKETPPLISERTALLCAIGFTVLYVAPFYLSKTLRTSPLVSRDSPAVIRARVRAVGLSCLASTVIAVYVLATYGHATPRDVLRLFAMWPVDPTDCLKVLGLVCVLFVGPLYETLIADSAWRDLSFKAIKENFWDHLPGFRNYVVAPWCEELVFRSLVIGLYQLAKVSPTRIVFVTPLIFGVAHVHHLVEFCQSRTPPGRIIPPANVILMGVVQSLFQFTYTTLFGFFAAFVMLRTGNVFASVTAHTFCNCMGLPRMWGRVGQFEEWEGHNVTPDVAQGKRDDSLDQVRVGNSLMQEQSEDEKHAADAMKTRKRNLGVGWTVVYYLLFFGGAYGFYRLLWTLTESRNALVHF
- a CDS encoding Transcription elongation factor spt4; this translates as MAAVPRALRACLVCSFVQTQSKFVKGGCPNCEQFLEMRGSSDAVADCTSETFEGLVTVNDTTSSWVARWQRIVGYVPGIYAVQVTGDLAEEYITAAENAGVKYQPRDGSANDEQQ